A single region of the Nitrososphaerales archaeon genome encodes:
- a CDS encoding IS701 family transposase, with translation MHRLRTGISWYETKISIIRGAIRSYLANPILSLNPIASA, from the coding sequence GATGCACAGGTTGAGGACAGGCATAAGCTGGTACGAGACAAAGATCTCTATAATTCGAGGAGCAATCCGTTCTTATCTTGCCAACCCTATTCTGTCATTGAATCCAATTGCAAGTGCGTAA